The genomic segment AATACAATAAAGTAGAGGGATGTCTTAACTTCACTGTTTTCCAGGAGCACGAGTGAGCATGGGGTTCAAGTACATTGTCAGTGGCTAGGTCTTCATCAGCAAAGGACAGGGAGATGGGCTGGGGACTGCTTCACATGCCACACTATACTACCTCTCTACATTCAGCACATCCTGAATGGGAGCATCCTCTCTGGCACCTGTGTTGGGAGAACTCCAAGCGTACAGGGTGTCTATTCCAGTAATACATTCACAGTGGAAACCATGACCACACCTATCAGATTGGTCTCAAAGGTTTTAGCCAAAAAATTTACGTCTCTCCCTCACTGGTCACTTTACCTGGACCCCAAGTTGATTTAAGGcaccccttctccccactggaCCAAGTATGATTAAAACTTGGGCACCCGAATCCAACAAAGCCATGAACGTGTACATTCCTCCTTTCCCTGGGGTCTCCAGAAAATGCCAGTGGGGGAACAGGACCTGTAATCCTTCGGgaagagatttttctctttacaaCAACTTAAATATGGgtaaaagggaagggaggaaccAGCGGGTGAAAGACACAGACATCCACTGTTTTCAGTCCTCCCGAAGCTGTGTACTAGGCAGCAAGGCCACCTCTGCCCGGACGTCCACTTCAGTGCCAAGGACCTCCCGGCCCAACAGCATGTCCACAAGATGACGGCTGAGCGAATCTGCTGCAAACAATCTTTGTGAATTATGTAATACAATCTTTATGAATAGTTCAGCATGTGTAATGTCCTTTTTCTAGAATACCTTaaactgggggggaaaaaaagcaatttcaAATATAAGAAAGGTGAGAGTAGTATTTTAACAGCAGTCAGTCTAGCAGCTTTAAGGTTGTAACTTGTCTTATTTCTCTCTGGGGGCTAATTGTATTGAACGGGTTTCAGTATTTTGAAGATTACTTTCTTCTGTGAGCTCCGTATCTTCTACTTCATTCCAGTGTTTAAACATGAAGCGAATTTTAAGTGATGTCAGAGAGTATAAGCCTAACATTTTAATTATCTAGTATGGATAACATTGAACCATTTTATAAGTTAGTGATTCTATAAATTGTCTTGTGAGAGTTAAAATGTGTGCCTCTAAGCAGCATTTTTCAAGAACTGTAGGAGAACCTGATTATGATGGGAATAGGCAGAATCTCTATTGTTCTTATGTTTTCTTAAACTTCGGAGAGTAATACATTGCAGGAAATGCAGCTCAAGATGTTCTGGAAAAAATGTCGTCTCAGGAGATAGAACCAGTTAGTTACAACATGGAACACATTTCAACTCCAGCTTCCTAGTGGAGATCACCAGTGGATTCGAGGCGAACCAAGAGTTGGATGGGTAACTTTATTTATACAACGCTGACACAAATGTCAGCAGTATCAAAGGTGCTGGGGAGACAATGATACTGAAGTGACTGATGTAATGGAAGTATGTTCTGGTCAGATTTGAATGCAGCAATGAAGGCTGAGAGGTTTACAAGATCAGAAGACAGAAACTttggataaataaaaagaatgagaaggaaatcAGTGACTCAGGAAACATACTCCACTGTGCAAATTAAGGAGAAAAATGGGTTGGGGGGAAAGCAGGTGAAGACATATGGGGAAAAACGGTTGAGAATGAAGAAAATTTTTCTCACAATGGCATGGGAATTCCACAGAGAAGAGGATTTCTTATCAGAAACAAATGTGGAGATGAGCTAGAATGGTTATAAGGTTctagaaaaagagggaaaagctTCCATAAAAGTGACCTAATTTCTCATCCAGCCacacttttttaaaaggcaatgtGGTTTCAGAACCATTTCTTGCTCAAGCTCCAAATTTAGCCAACACACCTTTAAAGAGGCAGAAGGATAGCAACCTGAATTCAAGTGTCCACTATCTCTCTCCTGCAGCGTGAGGGCTTTTTTGATTTGTAAAGACTGTAGAAATACAacagaaataaagacagaaattatGTCACAGTAGAATTTTACACTACATCTGTTTAATCATATTATGACCATTAATGCAGTATCTGCCACAGTAATTTCActcagatattaaaaaataatggcaTATTGACAGTTTAAAACTGGTTCACAATTTTACAAGCTTATTTATCAAGAGTGAAAATAGAAGACtattaaaaatagctaaaaagatAACGTGTCATAGTGCTTAACGTTTCTGTAACTGCTGGTAAGGCTTACATCTAAATCTGATGCCGAATCCTTAATGGCACTGACAGAGTTCTTTCTCAGCCACGTGGTACACATGCACCGGTGCTACGAGTCTGGAAGAGACTGGCTGTGGGTACCACTTCTTGTCTTCAGCTGTGACTGTGCGATATCAGCAAGGGCACTCTGTATCTTTTCCAGAAGCATGTCCCCTCGATAAACCACATCCTCCAGACAGGTGGCGGCTTCGTGGTTTTCTTCTTCCAACTTATACAAGCTAGCAGCCTTTGCAAGACACAAATTTAAGAGTCTTCTGAGAAATGGGAACCTTGGAGATTAAAAGCTGAGGAGGAAAGAAACTGCAGgagaagtatttaattttaaatctgGATGACTATGCAGTCGTTGTGACAGATTTTGCAGTGGCAGAAATCCTAAGATCAGATACGACTTTGAAGAGTTTTTCCTGTGTGAATTATTGAAAAGGATGACTTTTCAACTAGAGATCTCTGGATGGCTATCCGAAGATTCCCTTCCACACTGCTTTTGGACACTGCTACGTTACTCCACATCCAAAACGCCACCCTCCTCTCACTCTTTGCAAGGAAGAGAACCAAACAGGAGAAAATGGGAAGTTTCCTTGTAACTCAAAACTGGACAACTATATACATATTCAGCACAGTCTTTAACAGAGTACAGTAGTTCACAAttcccattttaaaattcagagtaACTTTAAAGTTTGACTATTATAACGAAAGGTACTAAATCTATCTCCtttaattcaaaattctctaCTAGCAAAATTCTcgaaggaaaagaaatttttacCTGTAAAGCAGCTGTAGACTCTTCACTGGGTAAAGAATCTATCAAAACATCAATGTCCTTTGCTGTTCGTGCAATTAGCGCTGCAAAAAGCTGGGCGTATTCTAGAGAAAGAGATTAATCGTTTAAGACatcagagtaaaaaaaaaataaaaataaaaataaataaaataaataaaaaataataaaaaataattttaaaaaaagacatcagaGAACCTCAAgttttcagaaatagaaattaaattttaacttcAATAAAACCAGAGAACTTCACAACATTTTCTGTACCAGGCTTCTGATGATGAAAGTGTAATTTTAACACATCAATCCTATTACATGTTTGAGAATTAGCTTTAATATTAACTCCAATTGGGAATTAAGCATAATgtacatcatttcatttattaagACAACATGGTGGTCACTTGCATAAGGGAGTCTGTAAATGGGATGCCTTTCTTACTAAGGTCCCTCAAGCAAAATTCAGCTAAATTCATATAATTCTCCCCTAAAGGAGTAACAATCTGTTACTTGACATGAAAAGAATTATAAGGTGTTATGTAAATTAACTATAAcaaattcatttcttttatgacAGTAACATTTTTAGAAAGccataaataaattgaatttttcaataaatctaattttaaagaattacagGTAATGTGAGACTCAAACTAAGAGAAGCCAAGAAAATCCGTTTACCTTCTGTAGGATTAGCTGGCTGATCTTTGTTAATTGCTGTCTGAATATTACTAAACGAGGCAGGAGGACCACACTGCTGCAACACTCCAATGGCATTACAAAACTGATCCGCAAGCTTGAGGTCAAAGGAGACGTGGCAAAGTTAGAAAGAACTGATCAGCTTTAAGGATTTCATTGGCAATGGCAGCAATAATATTTCTATAATAATGATCTCCAAGCAAGAGAATAAAACAGGAAAGAGTAATTCTGGATAACATAAACCAGTTACTAACAAGGATTACATGTTCTAATTATGCAAAGAAACATTTGGTATCAATTTTGCTGAAacagttaaaaagaaatacaaaagaatctttctcttcttcccaagATAACAGAATGACAAGAGAAACATATGCAGACACATATTGCAAGCACAAGCTAAAACTTTTGGGAGAGTAGTGCGGTAAAAGAACAAATTCAACAGGCAATTATCCCagggtaaattttaaaatgtgactcaTGTACAAAGTATATGATCCTTTTCCTGAAATCAGGGTAGTTATACATATAAAGGAATAGTGGGGAAAAGACTGCACCTTAAGTATTCCGAAACGTTTTTCTCTAGGACTCAAGTTAAACTCCTAGTGCTCTACGGTATTCCTTAAACAGTTTTGAAGACTGCGAATACCAAGTCCTTACTGAAACCACGTCCCAAAGAGTTAACAGAAGCTGGCACCTTAACAGAAATACCTGAGTGTGTCTTACAGAACACCTGATATGGGAAGAGTTTGTCAGAAACCCCCTGCTTATAACCTGCCTTTACTGAGTAAGCCTGCTTtagctgtgttttctttctttctctaatcGCATACCCTCCATGCTTCACATGTAGCCTAGGTAATGTATCACCAGACTTCTTACCACCCCCGTAGATAATGCTCCTGATGTATGGGTCACCACAGGGCGTTCAACAAACAAACCTGGTTTCGTAACATTACCATCTCCAAACTTAAGATTCCTATCCTCCCCCCCCCACCAACTTCTCTCAATAGTCCCCACCTCTCAAATCTCAGTTCCTTACCTTGCATCGATGAATAAGCATTTCCACTGTTTCACTGCCATTATCTCAATGACAGAACTCAGAGTCAGTTGTTTCCTTCGTTTAATATCTAACTTATATTGAGAACCTCCTACTCAACCAGCCTAACTTCAGACTCTTAACTTTCCTTTCATCTTCAAATCCTTCTAATACTCCGACAcctctttccattttccttctacCATCACTGTTGTTATGTTAGTCCAACCAATTACCTCACAGTTTACGTAGCCTCCTCATCATTCTCTAGTTCACTATGTTATCTTACCTGTTCAAAAATTTTGAGCGCAGCCCAGCATGGTCTTCAAGGTGAATCTCTAACTCATCAGGCTGTTTCAAAGTTGTCAATGATCTAAGTCAACTCTACTCGTTCATTATCTCCCACTCCTTCATATACACCCGACTAGTGATAAATTCACCCCTGACTACACAGCTTCTGCTCACATTTTGCAAATGTAATAAAGCAGCAGTAAGTGCTTCGAAGCTGCACAACTGTGGATTCTAATCCTGGTTCTGGTAACctgagttgtttttttaatttttaaactgggAACATTCTCACATTACAGCATTGCTATGAGGaatagagaaaacacacacaaaagtatTCAACGCAGTGGCTCTCTGCTATCCTTACGAAGCTCTCAAGATGCATTTAGTCAACGAACATTAAAAATCAACTCTATGACAAGCACTGTACATAACTGTGTGCACATTACAGCAATATGGTGAACAAGACGTTTCTGCTCTCATGGAGTGCTCAGAGggtaaaatatgttttattctaATAATTTCACAAATCATTACAGACTAGATACAAGCCAACGGAACTCCATGTAGTTCGTATCACTCAATATACCACTTTACTTACAACTGAAAACACTGGATTCATTGCAACCCCCTAACCACATACTGCTTTTGCATCATTTAAATGTCTCTTGAGTGTGTGATACCTTTCTAATCAGACTGTGAACTCCTTAAGGAGTATCTCTCTGCAAACATGAGTGTTTATATGCACAGCAGGCACTCATATTAGTTACCCTAGAGACTTCTCTCCAAAACCCAATGACTGGCAATGCCCACCTTGGAGCTAAGGCCATATTCACTTTGTTCTGACTATCCTTCTGGCTGGGAGACATCTATGAATATTCAACATTTCCCCTAAAAAAACATTTCTGTCCAGGAGCATCATTACAATTTGATTTTGTAAAATCTCAAAGGAGCAGCTCCTTGAGGGAGGTTGGCTGGCAGCCCAGGCAAGACCCCAAAAGGTGTAACTTATCTTGGTAAATTCATCAACTTTTAGGGGCTGGCCCTCATACACAAAAGTAGATCCGTTTATATAAGCACATTCACACTCTTTAAGACTGAGTCATAACAAGAATGCCAACTTATCAGCTTCCAGTGAGAAAAAACCGGCAAGAGACCAGGTACTTGGATTTTCCAGTCAACATATTCTCTATCTCTAGGCGTGTTACCTGAGACATCAAATTGTAAATAGAATGACAGTGAGAAATGTAACTACCAATGGAAAACTACTTAGTTCTTAATGGTAATAAGTCTATGAATCCTTTAGATTGCATATATTTTCCACGTAGACCTAACAGGAAAAATAACCCAAAGGATCAAAGTAAAGGGGGACTACTTACAAGAACGGACCTTTAATAGGGAGTAGACCTTCTGGTAGACATTTAGAAAAACTTAAGTGAAGATATACGAAGATCGTAAGATTCACTATCATAAAGATGTCAGTTTTCCCAAAGCTGATTTCCCCTGGGGGAGTGGCTAAGAGATGGAACGAGACCTTTGGACTACAGGAACCAACTAAGGTAAACAAAACTACTCACTTTACCATCACTCCCGCCCCAACCTGAAAAGTGTGGCGAAGGAATACTCTCGGCTAATGTCTAATGGCAAAGATCCAACCATTAAAAACACGGATTTCCCTCCGTGGGTTAAAAATTGATacgggggtggaggggggcttccgcttcctctccccttccagcAAAGAAGAGGGCCCAAAAGCAccactaacaataaaataaggCCGTTCCCAGAGAAATGACAAGCCCGTGGAGCGTGGCCGTCCCGGCAGCGACGTGCGAAAGAGGCCGCGGGCTCCCGCAGCTCTCCGCACCGCCCGGCCGCCGGCCTCAGACCTCCCACGGCCCGGGCGCTTGTTGCTGAAGCCCGGCCTCAGCCCGCCCCCCGCCACTTCCGAGCTTTGCCTCTCGGACCCCTTTTTCTGCCTTGCCTTCCCTCAGGAGAGAAGAGGCCGGAGACTTTAATCAGGTGCAGTTGCTCACCGAGTTCACGGCGTCCTGCAGCTGCGTGAGCCGATCCGCCATGTTCTTCCCGCAAACAAAGGGACGCTGAAGCCCCTGCTCGTACGCAATTGGGCAGCTGCAGGACGCGTCTTGACCAATCACAGGGCTGCGTTCTCGGAGTGGGTGGAGTCAAACCGAACTTTCCGCCCCGCCCGGAGGGGGCGGGCCTTTCCTGAGGTCGGCTTAATTTAGAGACGGGCTCCACCTGGGGAAACTCCTTTGGGTCCACTCTGTTCTGGGGCCAACGTGCTTTCTCGTGGCTTTTAGGTATTAAACACTTTGCGGAGATTGTTGGATTATGcggtttttaaaagtaattttccctgccctcccttgtattcatttttaaataccgCCTCGAATACTTATTTTACGTTGCTTTTGCTTTCTAGGTAGACCAGAAAAGGTACACAGCAAGGAACTAAGGAATACTTGGGAGTCACGGTACCAACTTTTGGTTCAAGAAATCCAAAGTAAAATCCACCAGGCAATCAGGACGGGCTGGGTTAGGATGCCCCTCTGTTGCTGTCGGGTGCAGAAGGCCTTCCCCACGTGGAGACTGGTGCGTGTTTACTTCTGAGGGTGGGTGTGCTGAGGAAGCTGACCCACGTGGGACGGAAAGCGTCCGAAACAATTAAGTACGCAACTGAGTTGTAATGGCGGTGTTGGAAGAGTACGGAAAAGGGAGGTCTCGTGGGCAAAGgcgagaggagaaagaagagcatCTGGAGATGGTAAGGGAAGAAGTAAGTTGTGAGCTAGGTCATTGATAAGCATCTCTTGTTTTGTGTGACAGCGAGGAACCTGGAAAGGAACAGAGGAGGGTTAGTGGAGAGGAGAGTGGAGGTTTCACAGTGTGTAGctggaagagaggaaaagaagccaGGTGCGTATTTGGGGtaagttcagtttttaaaaagaaaagctgtgCTATTCAGGCTGAGACTTGGGACCTGTTGAGGGTATCGGTATGAAGAGTGATAGTAGAAACTTGGTATTTAAGGAAAGTTAGCCTGGGGATAGTCTGGAAAGAAATGAGGCTGGAATCATCTAATGACTTGATTTGTGGACTTCAGACAAACTCACAAGCCCTCCTCCTCAGGCTAATTATCCCTAATTAGCTTCGTGGGGTTGTGGGGAGGTGGAGAAAACTATCCGCTGGGAAGCGTCTGGTGGGATTTACCCCAGCCGTAGCTGGGAAACTCTACTTCTGCTTCAAGCCGACTCCCACCCCATCTCCAAACAATCAAACCTACAAACCTGCTGAGACCTAATTAGGAACCTCCCCAGGTGAGGCACCTGCCCCCACCATTGGCATATTAATGATAGAACCCTAATTTGTTTTAACTGTAGTATGGGGTAATGTTGTGACTACCTCCTCTCACCCCCAGTTGACAGTGTACCTTCCTGAACACCTGCCATGTGGCAGGAAGAATGTTGGGTGCTGGGTTTGCAAAGATGGCTAAGCCAGGGGCTCACAAGGAGGAGGGGTTTGCAGTTATTCAAGGATGAGGTGAATTGGGCCTAGACTAAGGTGTTGACCCTGAGGAGAGAAGAAGAGGCTAGTTTTGAAGGAAAAATTCACGTGGATTGGTTCCTGGTTGGACACAGAGTgatgaaggagagggagggagaatactGAGTTTTGTATCCTGACTGAAGAGAACCTGGGCACCTGGGGTAGAAGAACCACCTCAGACAACTCCTGTCACCACACAGCTGCCCACCCACCATTATCTTCCTTGCAGTTGTCAGTAGCTCCAGAGACATCAGGCTGATGTCCAGCCATCTCTGCTTGGGCTTCAAGACTCAGTCTAATCTGGCTCAAGGAAACAGATCCCACCTCCTCTTGCAATAACTTTCTGAGTGAAATAATCACTTAAGATTATTCAGCCACAGCTCCTAGAATCTTGGTTTTCATGGGCTCCTTCAGCCTTTTCTGGCCACGGACCCCTTTAAGAATCAGATAAAAACTATggacctctccccagaccaggctcTCAAAATTTTGCATGCATTTTTAAAGGGATTTATTAATCTCCTGAAGCTGGAGACTTCAGGTAATAACCCACCTGCTAGATACAGTCTTATGTGTCTAGTTCAGAAGGTCTCAGCGGTGGCCCTATTGACATTTTAGGCTggattattcttttttctgggaTGCTGTCCTCTACATTGTAGAATGTTTACCAGAATCACTGTCCTCTACGCATGAGGTGGCAGTAGCAACCCCTTCCCCCAGTGGTGACAACACAAAATATCTCCAGACACACCCAAATGTCTCCTGGAAAGTGTAGGGCAAAATTGCCCCCAGTTGACAACCACTCAGTTCTTTACCTTTGTCAAAACAATTTCTTTGCTGCTATTTAATTCATAGTCtatcttttaaagttttactttttctcaCATAAATTTTATGAATAACTAGAGtccacccctgctccctcctttcatgattttgatactttttcatatgcttttgcATTTGCTTTTCTTGAACCCCCAATTGGACAGTTAAGAGCAGAAACCAAGTATTACGTATCTGTTACcgtttgaacacagaattttggtaaGTACGttcttttaaactttatattaTTAGAAGTTTCAAACATGTACCAAAGTTGAATAGTATGGTGAACACCCATGTACTGATCACCCAGCTTCAGTTAAAACTCATAGCCAATCTTGTAGTAAgtactttgattttttaaaatctgtatattttcagaaaaatttcttttatagTGCTTTCACTTGACATTCTAGACCCTTAACTACTTTTATTACCTACTCAGTCACAATTTATTAAACATCTAAACTGCCCCAAGCACTGAGCTGAAATACTATAAATAAGCATTTGCTACTTTAAATTCCTTGTCATTCCTACAGATGCTCTGCTGCTTCACTCTCCCCTTGCACACCATGTCAGACGCATTAATTCTCTTTCTCCCTTGAAATGCCCACACTTCCATCCCTGCCTCTAATTTGTTCCCTTGTTGATCATCCATTCAGCTTTCAAAcctcattttaaacatttctctctTTATAAAACCTTTCCTGAAACCCTAGAGAGAAGTTAATAGCTCCCAGTCTTCACCACAATTGTTCCTTCTACTTCTGCTTTTACACTTAGCATATTGAAGTTTAATTATCCATACATGACTCTAATTCACTCACCACCATGAGCTACTTGGGGGCAGGaaacatattttaattgtttCCATGTTTCCAATACCTAGCACCTAGCATTTAGCCTGACATATGGAAGCCATTGAATGCATATTTATGGGCTAAATGAACAAATTTCCTAGCATAATGATTTCCATATACGTtactaaataaacatttattgaatttgaTTTAATAAACACAGTCCAAAGAATGTAACTCACAAGAAGAACAAAAGTGTTAAAAATACAGagtggaggggtggagggataaattaggattttggggttaacagatatatactactatatataaaatagaaatacacatAGATATACTATAGATAAATGACaaagatctactgtatagcacagggaactatattcaatatcttataataacctgtaatggaaaagaatccagaAAAGAATATAGCTGAATCTcttcgctgtacacctgaaactaacacaacattgaaagttaattatacttcaattttttaatggttATTAAAAAACATAGGGAAAAGGTGAAGTTAGGATGGGATGTGATAAACAGGACCATTCCTGCCTTTCCCCTGGAGTCGTATCCCCACTTCCATCCAGGGTGTCTTGGGTTTGTCAAAAACCTCAGATAGGTTGCCTGCCTTCCTTTCCTAAACTTTAAGCAGACCTTATGGCTCTAGTTATCTCTATCTTGGATTTGGGAATCTTGTCAGTTTTTGTGCTTCCTTTCAGTTCCTAGGAATAAAAACTCATCTGCAAAGCTGGGAGCCCATTTGCTTCACTGGTTTCCAGCGGAACTCTGACATGAACAAGGAACCCCAGCCAATATTCTTCCCAAGCTGTCACAGATTTCAGAGCCGAGGTAATGAGGCCCTCTTCTAATTACTGGCACGTCTGTCGTTAGCTGTCTGCAGGCACAGGGAACTGCAGTGCAGAACTGTGGAGGAGAGAGAACGCGCTCAGTTCAGGGAAGTGAAATTCATTCCGCACAGTCAGCATAGAGGAGCGGAGGTGTAAACCCTGGAGAGCGGGACAGGAGCTACAGCTTGAAAAGCACTGTGTCATTCTCAGGAAGACGGGCT from the Vicugna pacos chromosome 34, VicPac4, whole genome shotgun sequence genome contains:
- the MED21 gene encoding mediator of RNA polymerase II transcription subunit 21; the encoded protein is MADRLTQLQDAVNSLADQFCNAIGVLQQCGPPASFSNIQTAINKDQPANPTEEYAQLFAALIARTAKDIDVLIDSLPSEESTAALQAASLYKLEEENHEAATCLEDVVYRGDMLLEKIQSALADIAQSQLKTRSGTHSQSLPDS